One segment of Zymoseptoria tritici IPO323 chromosome 2, whole genome shotgun sequence DNA contains the following:
- a CDS encoding SNARE complex subunit SEC22 has translation MIYTTQIVRLDGLTLVASVDDAQASDLAELKGNIRQVIKKLTPNSEPRASLESANYTIHYVLADTIAYLAITERSYPKKLALTYLEDVRAEFQTSYDRSAYLDPQLRPYAYGEFDRFIERTKKTYQDSRATDNLGRLNDELKDVTQVMTKNIEDLLYRGDSLEKMGDMSSRLREDSAKYKRAAVRINWELLLKQYGPFAGLGLVILLLLVWRFW, from the exons ATGATCTACACCACCCAAatcgtccgcctcgacggcCTCACCCTCGTAGCCTCCGTCGACGACGCCCAAGCCTCCGACCTCGCCGAACTAAAAGGCAACATCCGCCAAGTCATCAAAAAACTGACCCCCAACTCGGAACCGCGAGCATCTCTCGAAAGCGCAAATTACACAATCCA CTACGTCCTCGCCGACACAATCGCCTACCTCGCCATAACCGAACGCTCCTACCCCAAAAAGCTCGCCCTGACCTACCTCGAAGACGTCCGCGCCGAATTCCAAACCTCCTACGATCGCTCCGCATACCTCGATCCCCAACTGCGACCCTACGCGTACGGAGAATTCGATCGTTTCATCGAGCGCACCAAAAAAACCTACCAGGACTCCCGGGCGACGGACAATTTGGGTCGCTTGAACGACGAATTGAAAGATGTGACGCAAGTCATGACGAAGAATATCGAGGATCTGTTGTATCGGGGGGACtcgttggagaagatgg GTGACATGTCCTCCCGACTAAGAGAGGACTCGGCAAAGTACAAGCGCGCCGCGGTACGGATCAACTGGGAATTGCTGCTCAAACAATACGGACCATTCGCAGGGTTGGGACTGGTGATTCTGCTGTTGTTGGTGTGGAGGTTTTGGTGA